The following are from one region of the Mesorhizobium sp. B2-8-5 genome:
- a CDS encoding MAPEG family protein has product MHQTAIFWPMLAHVLLVYIVYLVMLKRRYLAVKSGEAKVGQYKVRSTEPASSVTVANNLINQFELPVLFHVLCLALFVTNGVNYLTLALMWLFIVTRYVHAWVHLDRNYVLHRSRAFFLGAGILLIAWFWFALHLLAVV; this is encoded by the coding sequence ATGCACCAGACCGCCATCTTCTGGCCGATGCTGGCGCATGTGCTCCTGGTCTACATCGTCTATCTGGTGATGCTGAAGCGGCGCTATCTCGCCGTGAAGTCCGGCGAAGCGAAGGTCGGCCAGTACAAGGTCCGCTCCACCGAGCCGGCCTCGAGCGTCACAGTCGCCAACAATCTGATCAACCAGTTCGAACTGCCGGTTCTCTTCCACGTGCTCTGCCTGGCGCTGTTCGTCACCAATGGCGTGAACTACCTGACGCTGGCGTTGATGTGGCTGTTCATAGTCACGCGCTATGTGCACGCCTGGGTGCATCTCGACAGAAACTATGTGCTGCACCGCAGCCGCGCCTTCTTCCTTGGCGCGGGTATACTTCTTATCGCCTGGTTCTGGTTCGCGCTGCACCTGCTCGCGGTGGTGTGA